Genomic window (Synechococcus sp. LA31):
GCGTTACTGCTCAATCCACTTGATCCGGGTTGGGGATCCTCAGCCCAACGCCAGAAACAACTGCTGCGCGCAGCAAAAGCTGCCGGCTGGACCTGCCGGAACTGGGCGAATGGGCTCGAGCTCTGCCAGGCGCCAGAGGGTTGATCCAGCCCATGAATGGATCCAGCAAAACGATGCCCCCGAAGGGCACAGCTGACGCTGGCTCTTCGGGGGCTCTCGCCGGGTCCGCTATGGCGCGGAACCGAATGATCTAGGAATCAGGCGCCGTATCAGCCGGCGTTCTCCGCGATCAGCAGACCCTGCTTGGAACAACTGTGACTCACGGGCACCTCCTCCTTGGGGGATTGATGTCAACCGGCGATGCATTCGGCCTCAAAGAAGCGCAAGCGCTGCTCTGAAACCACACCACTGCTGACGGAACCCCCAAACTCTAACGAGATCGGAGCAGTGCGCGAGCCAGCTGGTCTCTGTATGCCACAACACGCCAAACGGCACCGGCCGCTGAGCAGGCTGAACCCATGCGTGAGTTACACGCCGGCGACCTTCTCCATCTCGTACCTCGGGGCGAACCCTGGCGGATCCGCCAGGTGCTCCCGCAGCGACTGCGGATCTCGAGCCCAGCGCTGCTGAACAATCCAGCGCTGCAGCAGCAGCTACTCAACGCCAGCCTGCATTTGGCCTGGGTGCAGGCAATCCGGATCAACAGCCTGGCCGGCTGCATGGTGATCGAGCACAACGGCCGCCGCCCCCTGCGCCGCAAACAGCTGCAGGCCCTGCTGCACCTGGCGCTGCAGCAGGGCCACCACACATCGCTACAGCTCACACCACGGGCCTCGAGCTCCGCCCTGTGGCGGCTCGGTGGCACCTCTGGCGCGTTGGCCGCCGTCACGCTGCTGGAGTTACCGGCCTGGCCAGGCCTGCTGCTGTTCATCAGCCTCTGCTACCTGCCTCTGGCGGCCCGCTGCCTGCAAAGGCTCGCTCAGCGGCAACTGGCCAGTGGATGGTTGGACCTGTTTTGGTTTTCCAGCCTGCTGGCCCAGGGCAACCCCGCTGCGGTGCTTCTGGAGTGGACGCTGGAAACCACCAACCAGCTGTTCAAGGCCTGGACGCCATCACCCAGCTATGCCGAGGCCTTTGATCAGCAGCTACAGCAACGGCTCACCGACCTGAGCTTTCCTGTTCTGCAGGGCGATGGGAGCTGGCAGCCCCAACCCTTCGCCCTGCTTGAAGCTGGCGATCGCCTGCAGTTAGTAGCAGGGGATCCCATGCCGGCCCACGCCCTGGTGGTGGCTGGGCAGGCCATGGTGAGCACCCGATGGCGCGATGGGGATCCGCGCCTGCTCAGCGCCCGGGCCTTCCAACAACTTCCCTTTGGAGCAACAGTGATCGAGGGCAGGCTGGAGGTGCGCTTAGTGCGCAGCCCGCAGCTCGATCCGGAACGACGGGCCCTGCAACGACTCCTCCATCAAGCCCAACGGCAGGGCTCATCCCACGGGACACCCTCTCTGCTCCAGCGGGCGGAGCAATGGCACCAGAGCTCTGTGCCCTACTTACTCCTTGCAGGAGCAGCCCTTCTGGCGATCGGGCCCCACGGAAGTGCAGGGGCCCTAATGCAGTTCGATCCCGCCAGCGACTGGCAGCTCACAGCCACCCTCACCTACGGCAACGCCCAGCGGGATCTGCTCTGGCAGGGAGTGCTGCTCCGCAGACCAGAAGCTATTGATGCGCTAGCCCACTGCCGCCAGCTCCTCGTGAGTGAGGCCGTGGTGCTAAGCACCAGTAGCTGGCGCCTCGGCGGTCTGCATCCCCTGCCCTTTCTGATCAGCAGCGAGGAGCTGATTCAAATCGTGGCTGGTTTTCGCTGCCAGCAAAAACCCCATGGCCTCCACGCCTTGCGCAGTGCCCTGGAAGCCGAAGATCTGCTGCCAGCGATGGTGGAGGGAATCCATCCGCTGGGCAGCGATGGGCAACAGGGCCTTATCAACGGCGTGGTGCATCAGCTCGGAGGAGCGGCCATGCTGCGGCAACTGGGCCTAAAAGCACCTGCCGAACTGATCACTCCACCTGGGGAAACCCTGCTCTACCTCGTGCGCCAAGGCCAGGTGGTGGGAGCAGTGGGGTTCGAATTGCAACTCTCGCGAGCGCTCGTGCGGGGGCTACGGCAGCTGCAAAGCGCCGGCTGGCAATTGGATCTGCTGGTCGACAGCCAAAGCGAGCTCGTGGAACATCTGGCTGGGCGGCTGCATAGGGCTGCTGCCGCGATCCATCTCGCCGGCAATCACGTAGATCGCAGCCGCAAGTTGCGTGCATCGCACTCCACAGGCGAGCCCATCGCCATGCTCGGCTGCAGCGCCATCGATGGCCTCAACCTGGCGCAGGCTGATCTCTCGATCGAACTACTCAGCCGAGACCGCGGCCTCAGCAGCGCAAACGCCGATCTGGTGGTGCGGCCCGAAGCACTCGGCAACCTGGTGGCCTGTCAAACGTTGGCCTTAGACGCAGCCCAGCGCCACCGCCGAAATCTCGCCCTGGTGCTCGTGCCGCACATCTCAGTGGTGCTGCTCAATCTGCTGCTACCGATCAACCCCGTACTGGCAGTGCTCACGGTGGATCTGCCCGTTCTATTGACCGAGCTGGGCCGCATCGGCAGTGGCCAAGACGGCATTCAAAAAACCACTAAAAAGCCCCGCCGCGGCGGGGCTTGAATCCAGTGAATGAGGCCGAACGCTCAGTTCACGCTCCAAACACCACCGGCAATGTTGACCAGCGGAGCCACGATGGTGGTGCCGGCCAGGAACCATGCGAAGGCAGCGCCGCCGCAACCACCCAGCCAGAAGCCGCTGGCGAATTCAGCCCAGCCGGCCTTGGTGAACAGATCGGCCGGGGGGTTGTCGATGGTGGCGTCAGCCGGCTGCACATTGGGGCCACGACCAGCCGTGCCATAGATCGAGAGGCACACCGTGAGGATCGACACCAGGCCAACTGCCGCCAGCAAACCAGCGGTGCTGGCGTATTCAGTGGCGCGCAGCGGGCCGGTGATCGCGAAGGGGCCGTAGAGGAAGAAGCCATGGGCCATTCCCACTTCCAAACCGCGACGGTTGGGGGAGAGGGCAGGGCGATAGGCCGGCAGGGCGTTCAGAAAAGCGCGGCTGAAGTAGCTGCTGTTGACGGGAGTGGCCAAATTGCCGACACAGGGGTCGGCGACGGGGGTCACGGTCATCGTTGGAAGGAGGGTGGTTGGCGGCGATGAAGCAGGAGCGACTCAGTCGCGGGCTTCGATCACGTTGAACAGCAGGGCCATGGCCACCGCAGGAGCCAGGATCCCGACAAGGGGCACGAACACCGAGGGCATCCAGGCGGCGACGAAGTCTCCGGTCATCAGCGTGGGCCAATACAGCTACCGTTCGGCACTGTAAGGAGCTCTTCCAAACCTGTTCTCTGGCAGCGGAAGGGGCGACATAAAAGTTC
Coding sequences:
- a CDS encoding photosystem I reaction center subunit XI; the protein is MTVTPVADPCVGNLATPVNSSYFSRAFLNALPAYRPALSPNRRGLEVGMAHGFFLYGPFAITGPLRATEYASTAGLLAAVGLVSILTVCLSIYGTAGRGPNVQPADATIDNPPADLFTKAGWAEFASGFWLGGCGGAAFAWFLAGTTIVAPLVNIAGGVWSVN
- a CDS encoding photosystem I reaction center subunit VIII, producing the protein MTGDFVAAWMPSVFVPLVGILAPAVAMALLFNVIEARD